GACTGTTTCAGGTCactcaggttgtgtgtgtgtgtgtgtgtgtgtgtgtgtgtgtgtgtgtgtgtgtgtgtgtgtgtgtgtgtgtgtgtgtgtgtgtggccaatTTCACTTAGTattttgatgatgataaaatctctctctctctctctctctctctctctctctctctctctctcccctgtctctctctctctctctctctctctctctcctgtctctctctctcctctctctctctctctctctctctccctctctctctctctctctctctctctctctctctctctctctctctctctctctctcccctctctctctctctctcccctgtctctctctctctctctcccctgtctctctctctctctctctctctctctctctctcccctgtctctctctctctctctctctctctctctctctccctctctctctctctctctctccctctctctctctctcctgtctctctctctctctctctctctctctctctctctcccctgtctctctctctctctctctctctctcccctgtctctctctctctctctccctctctctctctctctctctctgtctctctctctctctctctctcctgtctctctctctctctctcttctttcagACATTAATGAGCTGAATCTCCCAAAGACGTGTGAGATCGTTTTCCCTGATCAGGATGATCTACTCAACTTTAAACTCATCATTTCACCAGACGAGGTCTCACAGCTGttttacacatctgtattatatgtattactGCTCTCTGTccgatctcacacacacccgcgcgcacacacactgctctctgtccgatctcgcacacacacacactgctctgtccaatctctcacaaacacacacacactgccctctgtctgatctcacatacacacactgctctgtccaatctctcacaaacacacacacactgctctctgtccgatctcacacacacacacaattaatttttatttgtatagtgcttttaacaatgaatattgtctcaacaaagcaacacacacactgctctgtcCAATCTCatttacaaacatacacacactatcacacacacgcTGCTCTCTGTCcgatctctctcacacacacacactgctctttatctgatctctctctcacacacacacacactgctctctgtCCAATCTCatttacaaacatacacacactatcacacacacacactgctctctgtccgatctctcacacacacacactgctctctgtctgatctctcacacacactgctctctgtccgatctctcacacacacacacacacacacacactgctctctgtccgatctctcacacacacacacactgctctctgtctgatctctctctctcacacacacacactgctctgtctgatctctctctctcacacacacacactgctctctgtctgatctctctctcacacacacacacacactgctctctgtctgatctctctcacacacacacacacactgctctctgtctgatctctctcacacactgctctctgtccgatctctcacacacacacactgctctctgtctgatctctctcacacacacacacacactgctctctgtccgatctctcacacacacacactgctctctgtccaatctcacacacacacacacacacacacacacacacacacacactgctctatgTCCGATcttacatacaaacatacacaccgatctctcactcacacacacttctctctctgtctgatctcacacgaatatacacacacacacactgctctctgtccgatctcacacacacacacacacactgctctctgtCCAatctcacttactcactcacactctcacacacaccacttttcACTTTGAATTTGATGTATTCTGTCTGATTTCCCACATATTCTGATCTCACACTTTGACACTGATTTTAACACTGATCTCGCTGAACTTTATTGAGTTTtgttcattgtgtttatttttcagggCTTCTATAAAGGGGGAAAGTTTGTCTTTAGCTTTAAAGTaagtaaaatacacacacacacacacacacacacacacacacacacacagaaggatGCTGTTATCACAAGTGTGCAGCAACTGTGTGTTTATacatgttgtgtaaatgtgttttcttgtgtgtgtgtgtgtgtgtgtgtgtgtgtgtgtgtgtgtgtgtgtgtgttcgcacTTGACAGGTAGGACAGGGTTACCCTCATGATCCTCCCAAAGTAAAGTGTGAAACGATGGTGTATCACCCAAACATCGACCTAGAGGGAAACGTGTGTTTAAACATACTGAGGTacttttcatttgtgtgtgtgtgtgtgtgtgtgtgtgtgtgtgtgtgtgtgtgtgagaactaaATCACCACCAGTCTACACTGTAACAGGACATactctgaagtgtgtgtgtgtgtgtgttgtagagaAGACTGGAAGCCTGTGCTGACGATTAATTCCATCATATATGGACTACAGTACCTGTTCTTAGTAAGTGGATCATACCATTCTTTGGGGGAGGGGGTGttagtcaattaaaatatatttcttctttCCGCTTGCTCTTTATTATCTCTGCTCATTCtctgttcctcctcctccttcattcATTTGCCTTCTTTACTTATTTATACTAATTTCAAtacttcttctttctctccttcttcctctcttttctatctctctcctgtcctctccttcttcttctcctagACCTTCTCCCACCCCCTTCTTcacctctcctttttttttttttacttttatggaaTAGATGTAGAAGTCATAACAGAAGAACATGAACATGTACAATAAATGAAAGTCATGATAGACCCTCCAGGCCTTGGTGTGAGGGTTTACTTCTTTCAGGAGTCTGATTTGCACGTGTATGTTCTTCCGGTGTTCCTGCAGGAGCCGAACCCTGAGGATCCTCTGAATAAGGAGGCGGCGGAGGTGCTGCAGTCGAACCGACGGCTTTTCGAGCAGAACGTACAGCGTTCGCTACGTGGAGGCTACGTCGGAGCAACCTACTTCGAGCGGTGTCTCAAATAATAACCAGACCGACATTCATCGTTTACACACCGAAACGCTGACTGACGCTCTGACCGGGATGGGGGATAGGGGAGGGGCTTAGACCGAAGGTTCGATCAGTCAGTAATGTTTGCGCAGAGAATTGAGTAGCAGTGAAACACTGCTGTTGTTTGGTTAttgttgtctctctctctttctctcacacacacacacacacacacacacacacacacacacacacagtcttgtcCATGAGGAGAGGTGGTGGCATCACTCCCTTCCTCCCTTTCATCCCTGACCAATGAATAGTTCAGAGCTCAGAGAAAACATATTCGAGCTCATACAATACACATtaatccctacacacacacacacacacacacacacacacgtgtccaTGGCGAATTGACAGACGGACGGACTGACTGAGTGCAGGATGAGAGTGACTGACAGAATGGGAGGTCATACGTTATTCTTTAGGTTTTCTCCATGTGTACCTGTTgaagggggtgggggtggggttcGTGGGCAGGCAAGGGGTGGCCGTGACAGGGGTGGC
This genomic interval from Silurus meridionalis isolate SWU-2019-XX chromosome 22, ASM1480568v1, whole genome shotgun sequence contains the following:
- the ube2m gene encoding NEDD8-conjugating enzyme Ubc12 produces the protein MIKLFSLKQQKKDEESAGGNRTGAGGKKASAAQLRIQKDINELNLPKTCEIVFPDQDDLLNFKLIISPDEGFYKGGKFVFSFKVGQGYPHDPPKVKCETMVYHPNIDLEGNVCLNILREDWKPVLTINSIIYGLQYLFLEPNPEDPLNKEAAEVLQSNRRLFEQNVQRSLRGGYVGATYFERCLK